A single Phytohabitans houttuyneae DNA region contains:
- a CDS encoding LacI family DNA-binding transcriptional regulator — protein sequence MTIAYIAASTGVSVPTVSKVINGRSGVAAETRARVEAAIREFGYQRSAPPTRSNLVELVFDQLDDMWGVQIIRGVERMARQQRVGVVLTELGSGRGGTRYWIDDVIDRRPDCLVTVAQLGEEQRSQLRARGIPFVVFDPTVELPDGVPFVGATNWAGGRAATRHLIGQGHRRIALISSADRILSCRARLDGYRSAMEAAGLPVDGDLVVQAGLSVDGGRAAALELLRGPQPPTAIFASNDLQAVGVYQAARVVGLRIPADLSVVGFDDLPIAALVDPPLTTVHQPLVEMAVAATELALALGRGERAPRTGIELATTLTVRQSTATRVG from the coding sequence GTGACCATCGCCTACATCGCTGCGTCCACAGGGGTTTCGGTTCCCACCGTTTCCAAGGTCATCAACGGCCGTTCCGGCGTGGCCGCCGAAACCCGCGCGCGCGTCGAGGCGGCGATCAGGGAGTTTGGGTACCAACGTTCGGCTCCGCCCACCCGCAGCAACCTGGTCGAGCTGGTCTTCGACCAGCTCGACGACATGTGGGGAGTCCAGATCATCCGCGGTGTGGAGCGGATGGCCCGGCAGCAGCGCGTCGGGGTCGTGCTGACCGAGCTCGGCTCGGGGCGCGGCGGGACCCGGTATTGGATCGACGACGTTATCGATCGTCGTCCGGACTGCCTTGTGACGGTGGCCCAGCTGGGCGAGGAGCAACGCAGCCAGCTTCGTGCCAGAGGCATCCCGTTCGTGGTCTTCGACCCCACGGTCGAGCTGCCTGACGGCGTTCCGTTCGTCGGAGCGACCAACTGGGCTGGTGGCCGGGCGGCAACGCGTCACCTGATCGGGCAAGGCCATCGACGGATAGCGCTGATCAGTAGCGCGGACCGGATCCTGTCCTGCCGGGCCCGCCTGGACGGCTATCGCTCCGCAATGGAGGCTGCCGGGCTGCCGGTCGACGGCGACCTCGTCGTCCAGGCCGGTCTGAGCGTGGACGGCGGCCGGGCCGCCGCGCTGGAGTTGCTGCGGGGCCCGCAGCCTCCTACAGCGATCTTCGCCTCCAACGACCTGCAGGCGGTCGGTGTCTACCAGGCGGCGCGGGTGGTCGGGTTGCGGATTCCGGCGGACCTGAGCGTCGTCGGTTTCGACGACTTGCCGATCGCCGCGTTGGTCGATCCTCCGCTGACCACCGTTCACCAGCCGCTGGTCGAGATGGCTGTTGCCGCAACGGAACTGGCGCTCGCCCTCGGCCGGGGTGAGCGGGCACCGCGGACCGGGATCGAGCTCGCGACGACGCTTACGGTTCGGCAGAGCACCGCCACGCGCGTCGGGTAA
- a CDS encoding alpha-L-fucosidase, with amino-acid sequence MTALTALGSVVLTLCLPSAAAAATSVQVAAVAPADSPATIIAKAADVVPSPRQLAWQRLERYNFIHFGVNTFTGREWGTGSENPNVFQPTGLNTDQWAAAMRDSGFKGAILTAKHHDGFLMFPSRYSNFSVASSSWAGGQGDVVRSYADSMRRYGLKVGLYVSPADLHENLPGGKFANGSATRQVTIPSNSADIVNGVSFQFNSDDYNTFFENTLYELLTRYGSVDEIWLDMANPTGRNQPYYFRDWITMIRTLQPNAVIENDGGPDVRWVGNEAAYARTAEWSVVPTNGDLATAADNVLPVPGFNTAADVGSDSILSQRKADGTSAWNLLRWSPAECNGTLSAPHNWFWQPGDTWRPLAELLDMYYGSVGRNCNFLLNISPNRQGLLDQSVVTALAQFGTALSQTFGTNLASGASVANDSGTSNTAGHTPNLALDGNLDSSWQPNGATGALVFSLPSTQTFDVISVQEDLNIGQRVRSFAVDSWNGSAWTQIAAEPVIGHKRLIRLASPVSTSQIRLRITSSRTTPTIAEFGLYRRPTGGGGQSNVMIAGSSSGRCFDINGASTANGTQAQLWDCHGGTNQRWTYTSGKQLTIYGNKCLDAYGQGSSNGTAAVIWDCNGGANQQWNLNSNGTITGVQSGLCLDAAAYGTANGTKIHLWGCHGGANQQWSLRS; translated from the coding sequence GTGACAGCGCTGACCGCACTCGGCTCGGTCGTGCTCACGCTCTGCCTGCCCAGCGCCGCTGCCGCGGCCACCTCCGTCCAGGTAGCGGCCGTCGCCCCGGCGGACTCACCCGCCACGATCATCGCGAAGGCCGCGGATGTCGTACCGTCGCCGCGTCAACTGGCCTGGCAGCGGCTGGAGCGGTACAACTTCATCCACTTCGGTGTGAACACCTTCACCGGTAGGGAGTGGGGCACCGGCTCGGAGAATCCGAACGTCTTCCAGCCCACCGGTTTGAACACCGACCAGTGGGCGGCGGCGATGAGGGACTCCGGGTTCAAGGGGGCGATCCTCACCGCCAAGCACCACGACGGCTTCTTGATGTTCCCCTCCAGGTACAGCAACTTCAGCGTCGCGTCCTCCTCCTGGGCCGGCGGCCAAGGCGACGTGGTGAGGAGCTACGCCGACTCGATGCGCCGGTACGGGCTGAAGGTCGGCCTCTACGTGTCACCGGCCGATCTGCACGAAAACCTGCCTGGCGGAAAGTTTGCCAACGGCAGCGCCACGAGGCAGGTGACGATCCCTTCCAACTCCGCGGACATCGTCAACGGAGTGTCGTTCCAGTTCAACTCCGATGACTACAACACCTTCTTCGAGAACACTCTCTACGAACTGCTGACCCGCTACGGCAGCGTGGACGAGATTTGGTTGGACATGGCCAACCCGACCGGCCGTAACCAGCCCTACTACTTCAGGGACTGGATCACCATGATCCGCACGCTGCAGCCCAACGCCGTCATCGAAAACGACGGCGGCCCGGATGTGCGCTGGGTCGGCAACGAGGCCGCCTACGCGCGTACAGCGGAGTGGTCGGTCGTGCCCACCAACGGCGATCTCGCGACCGCCGCCGACAACGTGCTGCCGGTGCCCGGGTTCAACACCGCTGCCGACGTGGGCAGTGACTCGATCCTGTCGCAGCGTAAGGCGGACGGGACAAGTGCGTGGAACCTGCTGCGCTGGTCTCCGGCGGAATGCAACGGCACCCTGTCGGCGCCGCACAACTGGTTCTGGCAACCCGGCGACACCTGGCGGCCCTTGGCCGAACTGCTGGACATGTACTACGGCTCGGTGGGGCGCAACTGCAACTTCCTGCTGAACATCTCCCCGAACCGGCAGGGTCTGCTGGACCAGTCGGTGGTGACAGCACTGGCCCAGTTCGGCACCGCGCTGTCGCAGACGTTCGGCACCAACCTCGCCAGCGGCGCCAGCGTTGCCAACGACAGCGGGACCTCGAACACCGCCGGCCACACTCCGAACCTGGCACTGGATGGCAACCTGGACAGCTCCTGGCAGCCGAACGGTGCGACCGGGGCGCTGGTGTTCAGCTTGCCGTCGACGCAGACCTTCGACGTCATCTCGGTGCAGGAGGATCTGAACATCGGCCAGCGCGTCAGGTCGTTCGCCGTCGACTCCTGGAACGGCAGCGCCTGGACCCAGATCGCGGCCGAGCCCGTCATCGGCCACAAACGCCTGATCCGCCTCGCATCGCCGGTGTCCACCAGCCAGATCCGCCTGCGGATCACCAGCTCCCGGACCACGCCGACCATCGCCGAGTTCGGTTTGTACCGCCGGCCCACCGGCGGTGGCGGCCAGAGCAACGTCATGATCGCGGGTAGCTCCTCCGGCCGCTGCTTCGACATCAACGGCGCGAGCACGGCCAACGGCACCCAGGCGCAACTGTGGGACTGCCACGGTGGCACCAACCAGCGCTGGACGTACACCTCCGGCAAGCAGCTCACGATCTATGGCAACAAGTGCCTCGACGCCTACGGCCAGGGTTCGAGCAACGGCACCGCGGCGGTGATCTGGGACTGCAACGGTGGCGCCAACCAGCAGTGGAACCTCAACTCCAACGGCACCATCACCGGCGTCCAGTCCGGGCTCTGCCTGGATGCCGCCGCTTACGGCACCGCGAACGGCACGAAGATCCACCTCTGGGGCTGCCACGGCGGCGCCAACCAGCAGTGGAGCCTGCGCAGCTGA
- a CDS encoding arabinofuranosidase catalytic domain-containing protein — protein sequence MNVKSRLRRLMGAGISLTLVSAGIGIISAAPGALAATTGPCDIYATGGTPCVAAHSTTRALYGAYNGPLYQVRRSSDNTTRDIGVLAAGGYADAAAQDTFCANTNCVITVIYDQSGRNNRLTQALGGGVPGPGPGGSDNLADAKAAPVTIGGQKAYGVYIAPGTGYRNNNTNGIATGDQPEGIYAVLDGTHYNGGCCFDYGNAQTNALADDIGIMETIYFGNNNWWGYGDGNGPWIMADMEWGLFSGVNPRYNPMPPINHRFVTAIVKGEPNHWAIRGGSAQSGGLTTYFDGPRPAGYHPMKKEGAILLGIGGDNSNGARGTFFEGVLTSGYPSAATENAVQANITAAGYAPAAGNPQQNAMLVGSQSGRCVDVPNGSTTNGTQVQLWDCWGGNMQRWTHTAGKQLQVYGNKCLDANGAGTSNGTQAIIWDCHGGTNQQWNLNANGTITGVQSGLCLDANGAGTANGTKLILWSCNGQQNQQWSLRS from the coding sequence ATGAACGTGAAAAGTAGACTTCGTCGCCTCATGGGCGCGGGGATCTCGTTGACTCTCGTCAGTGCCGGAATCGGAATCATCTCCGCCGCACCGGGGGCGCTGGCCGCCACGACGGGGCCGTGTGACATCTACGCCACCGGTGGCACGCCGTGCGTGGCGGCGCACAGCACGACCCGGGCGCTTTACGGCGCGTACAACGGTCCGCTCTACCAGGTCCGGCGCTCGTCGGACAACACCACCCGGGACATCGGGGTACTGGCCGCCGGTGGATACGCCGACGCGGCCGCGCAGGACACGTTCTGCGCGAACACGAACTGCGTCATCACCGTCATCTACGACCAGTCGGGCCGGAACAACCGCCTCACCCAGGCGCTCGGTGGCGGCGTGCCCGGCCCCGGTCCCGGCGGATCCGACAACCTCGCCGACGCCAAGGCGGCCCCGGTCACGATCGGCGGCCAGAAGGCATACGGCGTCTACATCGCTCCCGGCACCGGCTACCGCAACAACAACACAAACGGCATCGCCACCGGCGACCAGCCCGAGGGCATCTACGCCGTCCTCGACGGCACGCACTACAACGGGGGTTGCTGCTTCGACTACGGCAACGCGCAGACGAACGCCCTCGCCGACGATATCGGCATCATGGAGACCATCTACTTCGGCAACAACAACTGGTGGGGCTACGGAGACGGCAACGGCCCTTGGATCATGGCCGACATGGAGTGGGGACTGTTCTCCGGGGTGAACCCTCGATACAACCCCATGCCGCCCATCAACCACCGCTTCGTGACCGCGATCGTCAAGGGCGAGCCGAACCATTGGGCCATCCGTGGAGGCAGCGCGCAGTCCGGCGGCCTGACGACCTACTTCGACGGGCCCCGACCCGCGGGCTACCACCCGATGAAGAAAGAGGGTGCCATCCTGCTCGGCATCGGCGGTGACAACAGCAACGGCGCCCGCGGCACCTTCTTCGAGGGCGTGTTGACGTCCGGCTACCCGTCGGCGGCCACCGAAAACGCCGTACAGGCAAACATCACCGCCGCCGGATACGCCCCGGCGGCCGGCAACCCGCAACAGAACGCCATGTTGGTCGGTAGCCAGTCCGGGCGCTGCGTCGACGTACCCAACGGCAGCACCACAAACGGCACCCAGGTGCAACTGTGGGACTGCTGGGGCGGCAATATGCAGCGCTGGACGCACACTGCGGGCAAGCAACTCCAGGTGTACGGCAACAAGTGCCTGGACGCCAACGGCGCCGGCACCAGCAACGGCACCCAGGCCATCATCTGGGACTGCCACGGCGGCACCAACCAGCAGTGGAACCTCAACGCCAACGGCACCATCACCGGCGTGCAGTCCGGCCTCTGCCTCGACGCCAACGGCGCCGGGACCGCCAACGGCACCAAGCTCATCCTCTGGTCCTGCAACGGACAGCAAAACCAGCAGTGGTCCCTGCGCAGCTGA
- a CDS encoding alpha/beta fold hydrolase: MPVGEWGYFPRMFDGFIDQRIDVGEVELRVRYAGQGLPVLLIHGHPRTGSTWHRVAPQLVSRGFAVVCPDMRGYGRSGKAAIRPDHAQQSKRAVAGDMVRLMGALGHSTFAVVGHDRGCYVALRLALDHPAEVSRLVVMDGVPISEALARCDARFARDWYHWFFFAQPDKPERAIAADPDAWYSAARPEGMGAENYLEFREAIHDEATVRAMLEDYRAGLGVDRDHEEADRRAGRVVRCPTLFLWSTRDDMEDLYGDPLAVWRPWASDLRGESIDSGHHVAEENPDDLTAALVRFLA, translated from the coding sequence TTGCCGGTCGGGGAGTGGGGGTACTTCCCGCGGATGTTCGACGGGTTCATCGACCAGCGGATCGACGTCGGGGAGGTGGAACTGCGCGTCCGGTACGCCGGGCAAGGGCTTCCGGTGCTTCTCATTCATGGACATCCGCGCACCGGATCGACCTGGCATCGGGTCGCACCGCAACTGGTCAGCCGCGGCTTCGCGGTGGTCTGCCCCGACATGCGCGGGTACGGGCGGTCGGGCAAAGCAGCGATCCGTCCGGACCATGCCCAGCAGTCCAAGCGCGCGGTGGCAGGGGACATGGTCCGCCTGATGGGGGCGCTGGGCCACTCGACGTTCGCCGTCGTGGGGCACGACCGCGGCTGCTACGTGGCCTTGCGCCTGGCGTTGGACCACCCGGCCGAGGTCAGCCGGCTGGTGGTCATGGACGGTGTCCCGATCAGCGAAGCGCTCGCCCGATGCGATGCGAGGTTTGCCCGGGACTGGTACCACTGGTTCTTCTTCGCCCAGCCGGACAAGCCCGAGCGGGCCATCGCCGCCGATCCCGACGCCTGGTACAGCGCCGCGCGGCCCGAGGGCATGGGTGCCGAGAACTACCTGGAGTTTCGTGAGGCCATCCACGACGAAGCGACCGTGCGGGCGATGCTGGAGGACTACCGCGCGGGTCTGGGCGTCGACCGGGACCACGAGGAGGCCGACCGGCGCGCGGGCAGGGTGGTGCGGTGTCCGACGCTGTTTCTGTGGTCGACCCGCGACGACATGGAAGACCTCTATGGCGACCCGCTCGCCGTGTGGCGGCCGTGGGCCAGCGACCTGCGGGGCGAGTCGATCGACTCCGGACACCATGTCGCCGAGGAAAACCCGGACGACCTGACGGCGGCGTTGGTCCGCTTCCTGGCGTAG
- a CDS encoding nitroreductase family deazaflavin-dependent oxidoreductase: protein MADKVVDSSVGWVARHINSYVDTDGKSGHRFHGVEALLLTTRGRRSGALRRTALYYGTWDGDYVLVASNGGSVGHPLWYRNLVADPRVTVQVKDDVFDAVARTAAGEERAALWDRMVGICPKYAQYQAMVQREIPVVVLTRSA, encoded by the coding sequence ATGGCGGATAAGGTTGTCGACAGCTCGGTAGGCTGGGTCGCCCGGCACATCAACTCCTATGTGGATACCGATGGAAAGTCCGGGCATCGTTTCCACGGCGTGGAGGCGCTGCTGTTGACGACGCGCGGGCGGCGGTCGGGGGCCTTGCGCCGCACCGCGCTCTACTACGGGACGTGGGACGGCGACTATGTGCTCGTGGCGTCCAACGGCGGTTCGGTCGGGCACCCGCTGTGGTACCGCAATCTGGTCGCGGACCCGCGCGTGACGGTCCAGGTCAAGGACGACGTCTTCGACGCGGTCGCGCGCACGGCGGCGGGCGAGGAGCGCGCGGCGTTGTGGGACCGGATGGTTGGGATCTGCCCGAAGTATGCCCAGTACCAGGCGATGGTGCAGCGGGAGATCCCGGTTGTCGTGCTCACCCGGTCTGCTTAA
- a CDS encoding tetratricopeptide repeat protein, with product MAAVARRSRPGRFGAGEADRDARLVRYREHLERAVDSREAGMYARALSDFTRAVELEPGEPEAFAGRGETYRLLERYDEALADFKRAVGLEPEYAWAFGSRAQTYRALERDSEALADLSRAIELDDSEDWLFVERGEVYQELERYDEALADFNRAVGLDPEDAAALAGHDAPRPAPVRSWARPTHRPPTPPGPTPAHQAMTPGPE from the coding sequence ATGGCGGCGGTTGCTCGGCGGTCGCGGCCGGGACGCTTCGGGGCGGGTGAGGCTGACCGGGACGCGCGGCTGGTCCGGTACCGCGAGCATCTGGAGCGTGCGGTCGACTCCCGCGAAGCGGGCATGTACGCGCGGGCGTTGAGCGACTTCACCCGGGCGGTCGAGCTGGAGCCGGGTGAGCCCGAGGCCTTCGCCGGCAGGGGTGAGACCTATCGGCTGTTGGAGCGCTACGACGAGGCGCTGGCCGACTTCAAGCGTGCCGTTGGCCTGGAGCCGGAGTACGCCTGGGCGTTCGGTAGCCGGGCGCAGACGTATCGCGCGCTGGAGCGCGACTCCGAGGCGCTTGCCGATCTGAGCCGGGCGATCGAGCTGGACGACTCCGAGGACTGGCTGTTCGTGGAGCGCGGCGAGGTCTATCAGGAGCTGGAGCGCTACGACGAAGCGTTGGCCGACTTCAACCGGGCCGTCGGGCTGGACCCGGAGGATGCCGCCGCTCTCGCGGGCCACGACGCCCCGCGGCCGGCGCCGGTCCGCTCGTGGGCCCGCCCGACCCACCGGCCGCCGACCCCACCAGGCCCGACGCCCGCCCACCAAGCGATGACGCCGGGACCTGAGTAG
- a CDS encoding pyridoxamine 5'-phosphate oxidase family protein, protein MTADHLATHARDLLAANRYLTLGTVDPDGRPWTTPVYFASAGLREFYWTSQTDALHSRNLAERPQVSLVVFDSTVLPFHGRAVYATATASELAGEELDRGLRAYPARGDRNAVALTRDDVTGPSPYRLYRATATDVWVLCPRPPRQPCPLHAIDRDHRARVDLDAAPAPGGG, encoded by the coding sequence ATGACAGCCGACCATCTCGCCACGCACGCGCGCGACCTGCTCGCCGCGAACCGGTACCTGACCCTGGGCACGGTCGACCCGGACGGCCGGCCCTGGACGACGCCGGTCTACTTCGCCTCGGCCGGCCTGCGGGAGTTCTACTGGACCTCGCAAACCGACGCCCTGCACTCGCGCAACCTCGCCGAACGCCCGCAGGTCAGCCTCGTCGTGTTCGACTCCACCGTCCTGCCCTTTCACGGCCGGGCCGTCTACGCGACCGCGACGGCGAGCGAGCTGGCAGGCGAGGAGCTCGACCGCGGCCTGCGGGCGTACCCGGCGCGCGGCGACCGGAACGCCGTCGCGCTGACCCGGGACGACGTGACGGGACCCTCCCCGTACCGCCTCTACCGCGCGACGGCGACCGACGTGTGGGTGCTGTGCCCGCGCCCGCCGCGACAGCCGTGCCCGCTGCACGCCATCGACAGGGACCACCGCGCCCGCGTCGACCTCGACGCCGCCCCCGCGCCGGGTGGCGGCTGA
- a CDS encoding diacylglycerol/lipid kinase family protein — MSPATVAVIAHRKKTLGGGLDELRRLITDEGCDTLLWYEVSKSRKAVKKARRAREAGADLVFVWGGDGMVQRCVAALAGSGTAVAIVPAGTANLLAANLGIPQDIAEAVRIGFHGPQRKLDLGKVNGEHFAVMAGAGFDAAMIEQADRKLKDQFGRLAYVWTGLRHINDDAVPVKIKIDGTKWFQGEASCVLLGNVSTITGGIRAFDDAKPDDGWMEVGVATAEGALDWARTLGRMAAGRSDRSPFVQITRAKAVDITFGAKVRYELDGGSRDKARRLKARIDPGALILCVPEPA; from the coding sequence ATGAGCCCCGCCACCGTTGCCGTGATCGCCCACCGGAAGAAGACGCTGGGCGGTGGGCTTGACGAACTGCGCCGGCTGATCACCGACGAGGGCTGCGACACGCTGCTCTGGTACGAGGTGTCAAAGAGCAGGAAGGCGGTGAAGAAGGCCCGGCGTGCCCGCGAGGCCGGCGCGGACCTTGTCTTTGTCTGGGGTGGCGACGGCATGGTCCAGCGATGCGTCGCGGCGCTGGCCGGATCGGGCACGGCGGTCGCGATCGTCCCGGCGGGCACCGCCAACCTGCTCGCCGCCAACCTCGGCATCCCGCAGGACATCGCCGAGGCGGTGCGGATCGGCTTTCACGGCCCACAGCGCAAGCTGGACCTCGGCAAGGTCAACGGCGAGCACTTCGCCGTGATGGCCGGGGCCGGCTTCGACGCCGCGATGATCGAGCAGGCCGACCGCAAGCTCAAGGACCAGTTCGGACGGTTGGCATACGTGTGGACCGGGCTGCGGCACATCAACGACGACGCCGTCCCGGTAAAGATCAAAATCGACGGCACGAAGTGGTTCCAGGGCGAGGCGAGCTGCGTGCTGCTCGGCAACGTCAGCACCATCACCGGCGGGATACGCGCCTTCGACGACGCGAAACCGGACGACGGGTGGATGGAGGTCGGCGTCGCCACCGCTGAAGGAGCGCTCGACTGGGCGCGGACGCTGGGCCGGATGGCGGCCGGCCGCTCGGACCGCTCACCGTTCGTGCAGATCACCCGCGCCAAGGCGGTTGACATCACGTTCGGGGCCAAGGTGCGGTACGAGCTGGACGGCGGCTCGCGGGACAAGGCCCGCCGGCTCAAGGCACGCATCGATCCCGGCGCGCTCATCCTCTGCGTACCCGAGCCGGCGTAG
- a CDS encoding phosphatase PAP2 family protein, with translation MDRATAAALRPAEHFTGRSLLGLFAVVGAGSGFGLLLMLVRFQWDPMYRVDHGVADQLNDFVSARGPLVTVLQALTDLGGRPIMMWLVGIVAVGLLIRGQRRLAVYLLVTGVGALILDPSLKLLVGRIRPAVDVPVASAPGNSFPSGHALGATVAYGALLLVFLPVASRRLRALAIWVFAAIVVLVGFTRVALGVHYVSDVVAGWLLGLAWLGVTAYAFRLWRRETGRPVPPITEGIEPEAADDLAPASREDHLLPHPRSSTAEIITGWVLTFGVLFVFGVLVSRYADGTFIERLDTAVPRWFAEHRTPALDDVSWWLSKAGDTHAILAVSLVFCPLAVAVLRQWRPVLFIALAMFGELTLFLASAAAVDRPRPGVPHLDGPLPTSSFPSGHIAATLCLYSAIALIVMSHTSRPWRWLTVGAAVVMPAAVAVSRIYRGMHHPTDLMGAMLLAALWLTLLWWVVRPDAGDAGEQTEAEPASDRQLAVTAKT, from the coding sequence ATGGATCGGGCAACGGCCGCAGCGCTGCGTCCAGCTGAGCATTTCACCGGCCGCAGCCTGCTCGGGCTCTTCGCCGTCGTCGGTGCGGGGTCCGGGTTCGGCCTGCTGCTCATGCTCGTGCGCTTCCAGTGGGATCCGATGTACCGCGTCGACCACGGTGTCGCGGACCAGCTCAACGACTTCGTCTCCGCGCGCGGTCCGCTCGTCACCGTGCTCCAGGCGCTTACCGACCTCGGCGGCCGGCCCATCATGATGTGGCTCGTCGGCATCGTCGCCGTCGGCCTGCTGATCCGCGGCCAGCGCCGGCTCGCGGTCTACCTGCTGGTGACCGGAGTCGGGGCGCTGATACTCGATCCGTCGCTGAAGCTGCTCGTCGGGAGGATCCGCCCAGCCGTCGACGTACCGGTGGCGAGCGCCCCGGGCAACAGCTTTCCGAGCGGGCACGCGCTGGGAGCGACGGTGGCCTACGGCGCGCTGCTTCTGGTCTTCCTGCCGGTGGCGTCCCGCCGGCTCCGCGCGCTGGCGATCTGGGTCTTCGCCGCGATCGTGGTGCTGGTCGGCTTCACCCGCGTCGCCCTCGGCGTGCACTACGTCTCCGACGTCGTCGCCGGATGGCTGCTGGGCCTGGCCTGGCTCGGCGTGACCGCGTACGCGTTTCGGCTCTGGCGCCGCGAAACCGGCCGTCCGGTACCGCCGATCACCGAGGGTATCGAACCGGAGGCAGCCGACGACCTCGCGCCGGCCTCGCGCGAGGACCACCTGCTGCCGCATCCTCGGTCCAGTACCGCGGAAATCATCACCGGCTGGGTGCTGACCTTCGGCGTGCTGTTCGTCTTCGGCGTGCTGGTCAGCAGGTACGCCGACGGAACCTTCATCGAACGGCTCGACACCGCGGTACCACGCTGGTTCGCCGAGCACCGCACACCGGCGCTGGACGACGTCAGCTGGTGGTTGAGCAAGGCCGGTGACACGCACGCCATCCTGGCCGTGTCGCTGGTGTTCTGCCCGTTGGCCGTGGCGGTGTTGCGCCAGTGGCGGCCGGTGCTGTTCATCGCGCTGGCCATGTTCGGCGAGCTGACCCTCTTCCTCGCCTCCGCCGCGGCGGTCGACCGTCCCCGCCCCGGGGTACCGCACCTTGACGGCCCGCTACCGACCTCCAGCTTCCCGTCCGGGCACATCGCGGCCACGCTCTGCCTGTACTCCGCGATAGCGCTCATCGTCATGTCACACACCTCCCGCCCGTGGCGGTGGCTCACCGTCGGCGCGGCCGTCGTCATGCCCGCGGCGGTCGCGGTGTCCCGGATCTACCGCGGCATGCACCACCCCACCGACCTCATGGGCGCCATGCTCCTCGCCGCGCTGTGGCTCACTCTGTTGTGGTGGGTGGTCCGCCCGGACGCCGGGGATGCCGGCGAGCAAACCGAAGCCGAGCCGGCATCCGACCGCCAGCTCGCAGTGACCGCCAAGACGTGA
- a CDS encoding endonuclease/exonuclease/phosphatase family protein, with protein MPLTVMTYNIKTGGRGRLDAIARVAAAQRPDILALQELRAFHRDDGRLMRTLADAVGMHPFLARSWFAQPVAVLVRDPAWVVSAAPIRRPFHHAAERVVVATDQGDLTVVGAHLCPYSGWRRRWEARWLAARTDPARLALVMGDLNTLDPWTDHTERLRRLPERFRSRHLMPRTDGEVDTRAIRVLAAAGFVDLFRSAGHGDRTGDGEKDYTAPTAHGGGQEFHAMRLDYILGTPPVAALARSCRVVSGGETESASDHYPVVAVLDLEARPAALRTPRGRG; from the coding sequence ATGCCGCTCACCGTGATGACGTACAACATCAAGACCGGCGGGCGCGGCCGGCTGGACGCCATCGCCCGGGTCGCCGCCGCGCAGCGCCCGGACATCCTGGCGCTGCAGGAGCTTCGGGCCTTCCACCGCGACGACGGCCGGCTGATGCGCACGCTGGCCGACGCTGTCGGGATGCATCCGTTCCTCGCCCGCTCGTGGTTTGCGCAGCCCGTGGCCGTGCTGGTCCGCGATCCCGCGTGGGTCGTGTCGGCGGCGCCGATCCGGCGACCGTTCCACCACGCCGCCGAGCGGGTGGTCGTGGCGACGGACCAGGGCGATTTGACGGTGGTCGGAGCGCACCTGTGCCCGTACTCCGGATGGCGCCGGCGGTGGGAAGCCCGCTGGCTCGCCGCCCGCACGGACCCGGCGCGGCTGGCGTTGGTCATGGGTGACCTGAACACGCTCGACCCGTGGACCGACCACACGGAGCGGCTGCGGCGCCTGCCGGAGAGGTTCCGGTCCCGGCACCTCATGCCGCGCACGGACGGCGAGGTGGACACCAGGGCGATCCGCGTCCTGGCCGCGGCGGGCTTCGTCGACCTGTTCCGGTCCGCGGGCCACGGCGACCGGACGGGCGACGGCGAGAAGGACTACACCGCACCGACCGCGCACGGCGGAGGTCAGGAGTTTCACGCCATGCGGCTGGACTACATCCTCGGCACGCCACCGGTGGCGGCGCTGGCTAGGAGCTGCCGGGTCGTCAGCGGTGGGGAAACCGAGTCCGCCTCCGACCACTATCCGGTCGTCGCGGTGCTCGACCTCGAAGCCCGCCCGGCGGCATTGCGCACGCCGCGAGGGCGGGGCTAG